AAGACTTTTCGGAAACAATTAATCAGCAGTACGCCTAATGGGCCTACGGTACTTTAACCACAGTAGTATCCTGTGCCATCATTGGCACCTTATAATTTCCGGTATCCAAACTTACTTTAGGCAATATTCTTTTTATACTGGCTAAATCTGCTTTACCTATGCCGGTTTGATATACATACAGAAATTTTAAATTTTTCAGTTTCTTTAATTGATTAATCCCTTTAACCGTAATTTTTGTCCCGACTAAACTCAATGATTGTAACTGTTCTAAATCTTTAAGCGATGCCAAACCTGCATCCGTTATGTTAGTATTATTTAGATTTAACCTGGTTAAGTTTTTGCAACCTTTTATTGCAGTTAAAGTTTGATCGTTTACTTTATTGTTTTCTAGCTTTAGCCAAAGAAGTTGTTTTTCGATTGATTTTATCAGGTCCAAAACATCTTTCCCCATCGATTGTGCATTGACAAAATTGGCTGAAAGATAGTTGGTGTTCTGGGCAACAGGAAATACGGTAATTCCTGCATCGGTAAACTTTTTTAATATTTTAATATCAACTACCGAAACCTCTTGTGCCGGAATATCGCTGGCTTTGATTTGTCCGGTCTCACTTTCGCCTTTTTGTAAACTGGCTAAAATTGCTTTTATATTTTCTGGTTGAGGAATATCTTTAAATTTCTTCCTAAAATCGGCACCATTATCTATCCACCATTTTAACAGGGCAATCTCATTGGTAGTAAGTTGAGGCTTTTCTTTAGGCGCCATATGGTCTTCATCATTCAGTGGCAGTAAAATCCGCTTCATCAGCTCACTATCATCTGCTTTACCCTTTACAACAGTGCGCCCATCTTCCCCACCTTTTAAAATATATTCTTCTTGGTCTAACCTTAGCTTACCTTTCTGCTTTTCGCTGCCATGGCAACTATAACATCTATTCTGAAAGAGTGGTTGAATGGCATTTTGATAAACAAAGGCTTCTTGCACATTGGGAATTGGTGGGATAGCTGCACCACCTTTTGTACTGCCCGATTTTAATGGCGCAGTTAAATAATCAGAGCCATGGGTTAAAGAGCCCCCCAGGTGTCCTGTTATGGAAATGAGGACGATAAGAACTGTAGCAATTGTGCCCAATAATGCATTCGATTTAACCTTTTGATAAATAATCCACAATATAAAAGATAATACAGCTACACTAATGCCCATCCATTGGTGATTGCTAACGAGTTTCCCATCATAATCACCCCCGTTGGCCAATAAATAACCAGTAATGCAGGATATTACAGCGCTCAACGCACCCAAAAGTAGCATGATAGGAATGGCTGGCTTTAAGTTGATAAACTTTGCAGCAAATGATAAAAGAATACAAATACAGCCAAGTAACAAAATCCCAATAGGAAGGTGGACAAAAACTGGGTGAAAGCGGCCAAAAAATTCTAACATCTTATTGATATCTCTTTCTTAATAAATTCATCATATAAACATTTATTGCCCATTGATCGGCAAGGGGCTGGCGCGTATAAGGCAGGGTAGGCATATAATCAGCTGGACCAAATTCGGTAAGAATGGTCATACGTTCGCCGTTTTTCTTTTTGCGTGCTATAATTTTATCCCACCAGCCCAGGTGTGCTTCTACCACTTTCGCCCATTCTGGAGCCCGTGGATCGTTTACCTGTGGCCCTTCGGGGTGCCCAACGCGCGAGTGAATATGTTCTGCCTTCTCTAAAATAAAATCGATCGTTTGCTTCTGATCAGACAATAAACTTTCATGCACATTACACCAATGTGAAATATCTAAAGTAAATTTTAATTCAGGATTTTTCTCCGCAAAATTTTTGGCAACATGCGCTGCAAACATCATACGGCTACGGTGTGTTTCGTGATAAATCGGTATGCCCGACGATTTGCTCTTGGCCGTTGCGTAATCGATAATCTGTTTATTCTCTTCGTAAGTGAAATAATCTTTTCCAGAATGGCAATTGATGTAAATGGGTTTTTGATAAGTATTGGCACAAATAGCATCTAAACTTTTTTTGAAAGAAGCTAAGTGCTCAGTTATGTTCGACTGCGATCCGGCGCATAAAAACCCAATTTCTAGTTTATATTTCTTAACCGCATCAAAAAGCTCTTTTATGGCTTTATCTTCACCTGGCCACCATACTTCAATACCTTCATACCCTTCTTTTTTGCTGCTGCACAAAATTCATCTCTTGCACCTCCAAAACCCCAATCGGTTTGCATAAATAATAATTCGTATCCTGCTTTAGCTTTTATATCCTTAACGGGATAGCGTTGATATTTTGTATTGGAGCTAACATGGAAGCCGCCGTTACGACCGCTGTATTTTGTAAGAATTTTCTTCTTGTTTGGTTCATTGGTTCACTTGTCATTAGTTGATTGGTTCATAGTTCACATCCAATTGCTTATTGAACTTTGACTATTGGTAATTCTTCTATTGTTATCGCTTTAAGCCACAATCTCTGATATCACCTTACCTGCCACATCAGTTAACCTAAACGGCCGCCCTTGAAAAGGATAGGTAAATTGTTCATGATCAAAGCCCAACTGGTTTAAAATAGTGGCTTGAATATCGAAAGCATCAACTTTTCCACTCGCAGCACTGTATCCAATTTCGTCTGTTTCGCCGTGTGTGAATCCTTTTTTCACACCTCCACCAGCCATCCATATGGTAAATGCTTCTGTATGATGATCTCTGCCTTTAAATGGATTCTGAATACCATTTCTGTTTTCCATCATGGGAGTACGTCCGAATTCGCCACCCCAAACCACCAGGGTTTCTTCTAATAAACCGCGTTGTTTTAAATCGAGTAATAAAGCTGTAATTGGTCTGTCAATGGCCCTGCATTTATTCTTCAATCCAATGTTAAGTGAATTGTTTGGATTATCACCGTGCGCATCCCATCCCCAATCGAATAATTGAATATAACGTACACCTTTTTCAACCAGTTTTCTTGCAAGCAGTACGTTATTGGCAAAACAGGCTTTACCGGGTTGTGTGCCATACATTTCATGAATGTAGGCAGGTTCATCATTAATATTCATCACTTCTGGTGCCGATATCTGCATGCGGTAGGCCATTTCATATTGGGCTATCCGCGATAAAATCTCAGGATCGTTATACTCTTGATATTGTTGCTCGTTGGCCTTATTAATGGCTTCGATAGACGCTTTTCTTAAATCCCTGTTCATCCCATCCGGATCTTTTATAAACAGCACCGGGTCTCCCTCACTTCTACATTGTACACCTTGATAAACAGATGGTAAGAAACCACTCCCCCAAACACTTTTTCCTGCATCGGGGAAACTACCTCCACTGGTCAATACTACATATCCCGGTAAATTCTGGTTTTCTGATCCCAAACCATAGGTTACCCAACTTCCCATACTCGGTCTGCCCAAACGCGGTGAACCTGTATGCACCAACAACTGTGCAGGAGCATGGTTAAATTGATCTGTTTTTACAGCTTTCAAAAAGCTTACCTCATCTACCATGGTTGAAAAATGGGGTAAATTATCACTCACCAAGGCGCCTGATTGTCCATATTTAGCGAAATTGGCCTGTGGACCCAGCATTTTAGGTACTCCTGTTATAAAAGCAAATTTTTTCCCAGCGAGCAACGATGGAGGGCAATCCTGACCGTCCATTTTCATTAACTCCGGTTTAAAATCAAACAATTCTAATTGAGATGGAGCACCTGCCATGTGCAGATAAATTACGCTTCGGGCCTTACCCACAAGTGGTGGCGATTTTGGTAGTAATGGATGTGCAGGATCATAAGCGATTTTGGTTTGTGGACTTGAAAAAAGATTACAGCTACCCAGTAACGAACCCATTGCCAAAGCACCCAAACCCATCGCACTTTCTTTTAAAAAATGACGTCGTGAGTGCAGGCGTGCATTTGCTTCGTGTGCCTCTTTAATCAACCGATGTGCATTTAATTCGTCTCTCGTCATAACCTGATCAGATTAATTTTTAGTAACTACTTCATCCAGATTAAGCATGGCATTGGCCACTAACACCATTGCTGCCTCTTCTGGCTTATATTTCTTCTGTTTATCGCCCATAAATGCTGATACACTTGCCGAATTTTTTCTAAACTCATCAAAAGCCTTGACATACAGATCTTCGAATACTTTTAATCTGTTTTGAGGGATCGTTTTGTATAAGATCAATTCATAACCCTTTGCTATTTTCGATTTGCTGTTATTTCCACCTATTTTATCCATACGTACCGCCAGTTTTCTGGCTAAATCGATATAAACACTATCATTTAAGGTTACCAGGGCCTGCAAAGGAGTATTAGTTCGGATACGGCGCGGACTACAAACCACCCGCGATGCTCCATCGAAAGCAATAGCTGATGGATATGGCGCTGTTCTTTTCCAATAGGTATAAATTCCCCTACGGTATTGTTCTTCTCCACTACTTAGCACCCACTTGGCTCCATTATAAGGTGAGAACCAAATCCCTTCGGGCTGCCAAGGCATTACCGGTGGTCCGTACATTTTACTACTTAATACACCACAAACTGCAAGACTCTGATCTCTTATTTGTTCTGCGCTTAATCTAACCCGCGAGCCCCTGGCGTAAAACTTATTAAACAGATCTTTTTCTTTCAGTTCTTCTGTTACCTTACTGTCTTGCCTGTAAGTAGCCATCATTACCAGTTCCTTTAACATTTTTTTAACGCTCCAGTTATATTTGTACATAAACTGATAAGCCATAAAATCTAAAAGTTCCTGGTGGGTAGGCGCCATTCCCTGGGTTCCCATGTCTTCTAAAGTTTCTACCAATCCTGCTCCGTACAATTGTTCCCATAGTCTGTTTACCATTGTTCTCGATACGAGCGGGTTTCTTTTATCAGTAAGCCACATGGCTAAACCCATCCTGTTATCAGGTGCATTTTTAGGCATGGCAAAAGCTAAAGAATTAGGTACACCAACTTTAACTTCTTTGCCCTTCGAAGTCCACGCACCACGCTCAAACACATAGTTTTTGCGCTGCATGCTCAATGGGTTTTCGATCATAATCGGCGTTGTTGGCACCTTTGCGTTCATTAAATCAGTAAATCTTTTTTTATTGGCCAAATATTCTGGTTTGCCTTTTCCAGGAAACTGTTTGGTAAAATAAAACCAATCGAAGTACACCATAAATTCGTCAGGATTTTTGACCGAGGGGTTGGTATATTTTAAATACACATCTTTTAAGCCACTTTGTTTAGGGAAATCGATCTCTAGGTTTTGATAACCCTGTGTTTGAGCAAGTTTCCATGATTTGATTATGGGTCCGTTTGGCGAACCTAGATGTAAACTCATTGTACCATTTGGCTGGCTGCAGTTATAACGCATAATCAATTGATCTACATTTTCGAGGCTTACAGATTTTAACCTTGCAGATGAGCTATTTTTAAAATACAGCGCAATGTTATTGTTGCCAATTACCGAATTAACCAGCTCATCAGCCGTGGTAGAGTTTATTGTAGGCTCACCAGTTTTTAAAAACAAGCTCACCTGATCGGCTCTTTCTTTACCCGCAACAGTTTTAACCCAGCTGGTTAAATGATTAAGCTCGTTTGTAAGGCTATCGTTAAAATCTTTAAATAATGGGTATTCTGCGGAAACATCTTCATCCCTCGTATTGTTAAAATACGACATGAATTTATAATATTCATCATGTTTAAAGGGATCGTATGGATGACTGTGGCACTGTACGCAAGAAAAAGTTGTACTCATTAGCCCTTCCCAGGTGGCATTTACACGATCTAAAACCGCCGCCGTTCTAAACTCTTCATTGTTGGTACCACCCTCATCGTTGGTTGGCGTATTCCTGCTAAAAGCGGTGGCAATATATTGGGCATCGGTTGGATTGGGAAATAAATCTCCGGCAATCTGATCGGTAATAAATCGATCATATGGCATATCATGGTTAAAGGCCTTAATCACCCAGTCGCGATAGCTCCAGATATTTCGGTTAGGATCACTTTCGTAACCTTTAGTATCAGCATAACGTGCTATATCCAGCCACATCGATGCCCAGCGCTCGCCAAATTTAGGCGAAGCCAGCAAGCTATCAACCAACACATTGTAGGCTGCCTGTTCATCTTTATTGTTCAAATAAAATTTGGCCAGTTTATCTGATGGGTAAGTACCGATCAAATCTAAACTTACTCTCCTCAACAGGGTAGCCTTATCGGCAGTTTTAGAGGGCTCAAGTTTATTTTCTTCAAGCTTTGCAAAAATAAATTTATCCAGATCGTTGCGCACCCAATTATTATCTACATCTGGCAATTCAGTCGGTTTTACACTAACATAAGCCCAGTGGTTACCCCATTTTGCACCTTGTTTTATCCAACTGCTAAGAATATCAATTTCATCATTATTTAAAGCGGGGTGCTTATAAGGCATTCTTTCTTCAGGATCGTTAGATTTTAGGCGTTTAATAAACTCGCTATCCTCCGGATTACCAGGAATGATGGCTGGTTTACCACTTTTGGTTTTAGCTAAGGCTTCTTCTCTGAATAATACACTAAAGCCACCTTGTTGCTTAACACCGCCATGGCATGAAATGCATTTTTTATTTAAAATGGGTTTAACCTGTGCGTTAAAATCAATCTGTTTCTCCGAAGAAAAAAGTGAAAAGGCAATTAAGGCGATTGCCACCAGCACAAAGCCAGAGGCAAATAGTATTTTCTTGTTCAATAACATTTGGTTAAAAATAAACTTATGCTAATTTTTAGCGGTTTTGTATTTATATACAAAGTTAAATTAAGCTAAACATTAAACAACGGAACGATCGTTAGACTAAATCGCTAAATTGTTGTTGCACTTAACCAAAGATCAAAAAAAATATAAAACATAAAAATGTATTAACTTGCTCAAAAAATGGATTATATTACTTTTTTTTATGAATTAAACATGGAGAAACGCCAGATTAAACCAAAAAATAGTTTTGATTTACTAAAATCCATCATTATTCCAAAAAATGTACTTCTAAAACAATGCATGGGGAATGGAATCATAAGCAACATATTCATTACCGACATTGGCTATTACCGTAAAGCACTGAACCACTATATACAAAGAAACAATGGTGCCGAACAGCATATTTTGATTTATTGTGTAGAGGGAATGGGAACTGTAGAATTTCAGGGTAGTGTATACCATATCGAGGCCGGAAACTTCATCATCATCCCTAGAAAAATGCCACATACTTACCAAGCAAACTCCAGTTTACCATGGACTATTTATTGGTTCCATTTTTTAGGGAGCGGTGCCGACCAACTTATAGCGTCGTTACAGCACTATAAGGCTTATGCAGGTTTTAGTGAAGAACGAAACATGATGTTTGATACTAT
The nucleotide sequence above comes from Pedobacter riviphilus. Encoded proteins:
- a CDS encoding twin-arginine translocation signal domain-containing protein, whose protein sequence is MTSEPMNQTRRKFLQNTAVVTAASMLAPIQNINAIPLRI
- a CDS encoding DUF1553 domain-containing protein → MLLNKKILFASGFVLVAIALIAFSLFSSEKQIDFNAQVKPILNKKCISCHGGVKQQGGFSVLFREEALAKTKSGKPAIIPGNPEDSEFIKRLKSNDPEERMPYKHPALNNDEIDILSSWIKQGAKWGNHWAYVSVKPTELPDVDNNWVRNDLDKFIFAKLEENKLEPSKTADKATLLRRVSLDLIGTYPSDKLAKFYLNNKDEQAAYNVLVDSLLASPKFGERWASMWLDIARYADTKGYESDPNRNIWSYRDWVIKAFNHDMPYDRFITDQIAGDLFPNPTDAQYIATAFSRNTPTNDEGGTNNEEFRTAAVLDRVNATWEGLMSTTFSCVQCHSHPYDPFKHDEYYKFMSYFNNTRDEDVSAEYPLFKDFNDSLTNELNHLTSWVKTVAGKERADQVSLFLKTGEPTINSTTADELVNSVIGNNNIALYFKNSSSARLKSVSLENVDQLIMRYNCSQPNGTMSLHLGSPNGPIIKSWKLAQTQGYQNLEIDFPKQSGLKDVYLKYTNPSVKNPDEFMVYFDWFYFTKQFPGKGKPEYLANKKRFTDLMNAKVPTTPIMIENPLSMQRKNYVFERGAWTSKGKEVKVGVPNSLAFAMPKNAPDNRMGLAMWLTDKRNPLVSRTMVNRLWEQLYGAGLVETLEDMGTQGMAPTHQELLDFMAYQFMYKYNWSVKKMLKELVMMATYRQDSKVTEELKEKDLFNKFYARGSRVRLSAEQIRDQSLAVCGVLSSKMYGPPVMPWQPEGIWFSPYNGAKWVLSSGEEQYRRGIYTYWKRTAPYPSAIAFDGASRVVCSPRRIRTNTPLQALVTLNDSVYIDLARKLAVRMDKIGGNNSKSKIAKGYELILYKTIPQNRLKVFEDLYVKAFDEFRKNSASVSAFMGDKQKKYKPEEAAMVLVANAMLNLDEVVTKN
- a CDS encoding AraC family transcriptional regulator — protein: MDYITFFYELNMEKRQIKPKNSFDLLKSIIIPKNVLLKQCMGNGIISNIFITDIGYYRKALNHYIQRNNGAEQHILIYCVEGMGTVEFQGSVYHIEAGNFIIIPRKMPHTYQANSSLPWTIYWFHFLGSGADQLIASLQHYKAYAGFSEERNMMFDTIYNRLERGFSRENLIYANLCFHHYIAEIVYTDKLLNNDKIKEPDKVEEVIDFMRSNIEKTLSLKEMALAAYLSPSYLSAIFKKKTGTSPIDYFNQLKIQRTTQYLLFTNLRINEIALKIGINDPYYFSRLFSSIMGISPKQYRDNRFN
- a CDS encoding sugar phosphate isomerase/epimerase; translated protein: MCSSKKEGYEGIEVWWPGEDKAIKELFDAVKKYKLEIGFLCAGSQSNITEHLASFKKSLDAICANTYQKPIYINCHSGKDYFTYEENKQIIDYATAKSKSSGIPIYHETHRSRMMFAAHVAKNFAEKNPELKFTLDISHWCNVHESLLSDQKQTIDFILEKAEHIHSRVGHPEGPQVNDPRAPEWAKVVEAHLGWWDKIIARKKKNGERMTILTEFGPADYMPTLPYTRQPLADQWAINVYMMNLLRKRYQ
- a CDS encoding DUF1501 domain-containing protein, translating into MTRDELNAHRLIKEAHEANARLHSRRHFLKESAMGLGALAMGSLLGSCNLFSSPQTKIAYDPAHPLLPKSPPLVGKARSVIYLHMAGAPSQLELFDFKPELMKMDGQDCPPSLLAGKKFAFITGVPKMLGPQANFAKYGQSGALVSDNLPHFSTMVDEVSFLKAVKTDQFNHAPAQLLVHTGSPRLGRPSMGSWVTYGLGSENQNLPGYVVLTSGGSFPDAGKSVWGSGFLPSVYQGVQCRSEGDPVLFIKDPDGMNRDLRKASIEAINKANEQQYQEYNDPEILSRIAQYEMAYRMQISAPEVMNINDEPAYIHEMYGTQPGKACFANNVLLARKLVEKGVRYIQLFDWGWDAHGDNPNNSLNIGLKNKCRAIDRPITALLLDLKQRGLLEETLVVWGGEFGRTPMMENRNGIQNPFKGRDHHTEAFTIWMAGGGVKKGFTHGETDEIGYSAASGKVDAFDIQATILNQLGFDHEQFTYPFQGRPFRLTDVAGKVISEIVA
- a CDS encoding c-type cytochrome domain-containing protein, whose protein sequence is MLEFFGRFHPVFVHLPIGILLLGCICILLSFAAKFINLKPAIPIMLLLGALSAVISCITGYLLANGGDYDGKLVSNHQWMGISVAVLSFILWIIYQKVKSNALLGTIATVLIVLISITGHLGGSLTHGSDYLTAPLKSGSTKGGAAIPPIPNVQEAFVYQNAIQPLFQNRCYSCHGSEKQKGKLRLDQEEYILKGGEDGRTVVKGKADDSELMKRILLPLNDEDHMAPKEKPQLTTNEIALLKWWIDNGADFRKKFKDIPQPENIKAILASLQKGESETGQIKASDIPAQEVSVVDIKILKKFTDAGITVFPVAQNTNYLSANFVNAQSMGKDVLDLIKSIEKQLLWLKLENNKVNDQTLTAIKGCKNLTRLNLNNTNITDAGLASLKDLEQLQSLSLVGTKITVKGINQLKKLKNLKFLYVYQTGIGKADLASIKRILPKVSLDTGNYKVPMMAQDTTVVKVP